The genome window ACTCTTGCTGGAACTGTTCCAGCTTGCGGGCTACCTGATCCGGGGTGCCCACCATCGCGGCGCGGCCAAAGGCGGAATCGCGGATTTCGTTGGGATGCTGGAACGGCCACACGTCCTTGTCTCCTGGCGCATCGTTGGCTTCGGCGAGGATGTGGCCGTAGAATTCCATCATGCTGTGGAGATGAGGGGCAACGTCGGCCCACGCCTCGTCCTCCGTCTTGGCCGTATACACCAAGCGCAGCTGGGCAATGTTGAAATCCTTGGGATCGCGGCCATGCTTTTTTAACTCGTCGGTGTACCACGGGGCCGGGTCGGGACCGAGCGTCGCCATCAGATGGGCGCCGACACGGGCCACGCGACGCGTCGCCTTCTCGGCCCGCGCGCCAATCCACAGCGGCATCGGATTCTGCACCGGCTTAGGCGACAGGGTCATATTCTTGATCTGCGTAAATTTTCCCTCGAAAGAGACATGCTCCTCGTGCCAGAGCCGTTGGAGCAACTGCACCCCCTCGTTGAGACGAGCGGAGCGCTCCTCACGTTTCATGCAGAAGGCATCAAATTCCATGTGGGAATAGCCCTGCCCCACGCCGAGATCGAAGCGACCGTTGGAGAGGATGTCCACACAGGTGGCATCCTCCGCCACGCGCGCGGGATGCTGAAACGGCAAGAGCAGAATGAACGTGCCGATGCGAATCCGGCTAGTACGCGCCGCCACTGCGGCAGCCGTCGGCATAAGCGACGGATTATAACCATCTTCGGTAAAATGATGTTCAGTCAGCCAGATGTTGTCATAGCCAAGCTCCTCGCAGCGCACAATCTGATCGAGAATCGCCTGGTACAACTCCGGAAACGGTCGTCGCCATTGTTGCGGGTTGCGAAAATCTTCCATAAAGCCGAATTGCATACAATCTCCCTTCTCCTCACATCGGAACAGTACGATACCTCCCTCGCTTAAGAAACGCAAAGCAGCGACGAGCCGATGGCCGCGAAGCTGTCTCCGGCGTAGGAGAGACGCTGACGGTCTTGATCTTTTTGTGCACTTGTATCAAAAGAAAGAAATCTGATCTTACTAACAGGAGGGACCGCATGGCCACATTCATGAAGTCTTACCGCTCCCCGCTTGAGGAGGTATATATGAAAAGCACGGCACTGGTGAAAACCATCGGGACAGGCCTGCTGGTCTGCGGGCTCATGCTCGTCCATCCTTTTTCTGCTGCTGCTCAGGAATCACCTCCAGCACAACAGAAAAAGCCAGCAAAGGCGGAATTGAATGATTTCAACCAAAGCGTGATTAGTGAATTCCGGGCGAACCAAGGAAAGGTGGGCGGTCGGTTTGCCAATACGCCGGTGCTTCTCCTGACTATGACCGGTGCCAAGAGTGGTCGGTCGCTCACGAAGCCGCTTGCGTACACAAGAGATGGCAATCGCCTCGTCGTGATCGCCTCTCTCGGCGGAGCCCCCAAGAATCCCCTTTGGTATCACAACTTAGTCGCCAACCCCATGGCCACGGTCGAAGTGGGCAGCGAACGCTTTCAGGTCAGGGCCACAGTGACGGCTGGCGAGGAGCGCCAGCGGTTGTACAATCAACAAGCCGCCCAGCTCCCGGCTTTTACCGAGTATCAGAAAAAGACCACCCGGCAGATCCCGGTCATCGTACTCACGCGCATTGACTGAGCGCCGTTTTCTCAGGCCCAGGTTCCGCCTGGGCCTGCCGTATGGTCATGGCTCTGCCGCACCTAGGGGTTGCATTCCCAGGCAGAGCCTGGGAACGAGGTCGTCAATCACTTGTCACCCTCTCCCTAGCCCTCTCTCTTCCTCTGTTTTTGTTCTTTTCTCTGTCTCTGTCTTTTTGCCTTCTTCCCCTCCAACTCGTCAAGTAACGCTTTCGCCTCCTGTAAATCCTTGGTATCGAAGCCTTCGGTGAACCAACCGTAGATGTCGGCGAGCATGTGCCGTGCTTCGTCTTGCTTTCCCTGCTGCCGCCAGAGACGCACGAGGCTCATCGTCGCCCGTAGTTCCAGCGATTTGGCTTGCTGCTTCTGCGCGATTTCAATCGCTCGTAGAAAGCACCCTTCCGCTTCCTCTGTCTTTTCCCTAAAGCCTACAGCCTGAAGCCTATAGCCTTCCTGAGCTAGCGTCAGCTCGCCTTTGAGACGGTGGAGTTCGGCCTCCCAGAACCGCTCTCCAGTTTTCTCCACCACAGCCAGCGCCTCGGTCAGGGTGGTCAGCTCGTTTTCTACCTGACCCTCCACCCTATACGCTTCGGCCAGCAAGGCAAGAAAATACGGTCGCCATCCCTCAGCTCCTGAGGCTCGTAAAGCAGCCAGGCCGTGGTGTATTTGCGTAATCCCTTCTTGTGGCCGTCCCTGCTGGGCGAGTGCCCAACCTTCATAGATGCTCCCCATAGCCAGCCAGAATGGAAATCCTTGTTCAGTGGAGAGCCGAATCGCCTCCTCCGCATACGTTCTCACCATGTTTTCTTCTCGCCGTAACAGATGAAACCAAGCGGCACCGACGAGATCCCACGCCAGACTAAACGAGTGAGATAGTTCACGAGCTAAAGTGAGCGCTTGATGGCTCTTCTTCAGAGCTTGCTCGGGATACCCAAGACACCACAAGGTAAAAGAGGCAAAATGAAGACAAGAGACGCTCGGATTCTCTAATGAGTAAAAAGCCACGGAATTGTGTTGTGGGCTATAGAGAGACTCACACTGTTCCGTATGTTCGTAAGCCAACCTCATCTCACCAAGGGGAAAGAGGGTCAACGCTAATGAATAATGAGCTTCCAAGAGGAGGAGTGGATTTCGTTGATCTTTGGCGAGCGTGAGGAGCTGCTTGCCGAGTTCGTGTGCAATTTGCGCCTCCCCTCGATTCAAAGCGAAGCCTAATAAGCCTCGCAGTATCTGAAAGAATTGAGACGATTCTCCCCCCTGCAAACAGAGTTCTCGCGCTCGGGC of Deltaproteobacteria bacterium contains these proteins:
- a CDS encoding LLM class flavin-dependent oxidoreductase — its product is MQFGFMEDFRNPQQWRRPFPELYQAILDQIVRCEELGYDNIWLTEHHFTEDGYNPSLMPTAAAVAARTSRIRIGTFILLLPFQHPARVAEDATCVDILSNGRFDLGVGQGYSHMEFDAFCMKREERSARLNEGVQLLQRLWHEEHVSFEGKFTQIKNMTLSPKPVQNPMPLWIGARAEKATRRVARVGAHLMATLGPDPAPWYTDELKKHGRDPKDFNIAQLRLVYTAKTEDEAWADVAPHLHSMMEFYGHILAEANDAPGDKDVWPFQHPNEIRDSAFGRAAMVGTPDQVARKLEQFQQEFHCTHLIMLTQLPGLDPRHATGAFELFAKEIMPQFKQ
- a CDS encoding nitroreductase family deazaflavin-dependent oxidoreductase, producing the protein MLVHPFSAAAQESPPAQQKKPAKAELNDFNQSVISEFRANQGKVGGRFANTPVLLLTMTGAKSGRSLTKPLAYTRDGNRLVVIASLGGAPKNPLWYHNLVANPMATVEVGSERFQVRATVTAGEERQRLYNQQAAQLPAFTEYQKKTTRQIPVIVLTRID